The proteins below come from a single Candidatus Polarisedimenticolia bacterium genomic window:
- a CDS encoding arginine--tRNA ligase translates to MEPVGGFGRPRAGPPGTPLFSVYSAPGGDPLEAIKEAIVRALETLLAARYGAAPDRIAVEYPPQPGLGDLASPVAFEMARRLKLAPRQIASELAAAFPPLPGVTRVDVGGAGYLNIYLDRGEAARALAHEIASPPAGAGDRGKIIVEHTNINPNKAAHIGHLRNAVLGDTLARCLRFFGHPVEVQNYIDDTGVQVADIVIGFREILQQGLEEARAIEGRFDSFCWDLYARVTEMYQARPETKEQRASVLKSLEERQGADSALADYVARRIVHCHLDTMARIGVEYDLLPWESDILAHRFWDTAFDLLKKKRAIEKVASGERQGCWVMALEGPRFADLKEGEKIIVRSNGTVTYVGKDIAYQLWKFGLLEADFGYEPFRERPGGNRVWSTAKGPGVVPHPAFGGAARVYNVIDVRQAYLQAIVVEGLKALGHGDQAARSTHFAYEMVALTPASAERLGVALADEDRRRPFIEMSGRRGLGVKADDLLDALLKQAQAEVQARNPDLEPGTGEALARAISVGALRYLMVKFTRNKVLAFDFDEALSFEGETGPYLQYAVVRAAGIFEKMGRAGGPDERQAARWALEAAFDLPAGEAAEEHWGLLTHIARFRETVAQAVETLELSQIAKYAFTLAQRFNSFYHKYPVMQEPDLRMKQARVILTYLFLAQMRQAFQLMGIPEPERM, encoded by the coding sequence TTGGAGCCTGTTGGAGGATTCGGCCGGCCGCGAGCGGGCCCGCCCGGGACTCCTCTTTTCTCTGTATACTCCGCGCCCGGAGGAGATCCCCTGGAAGCGATCAAGGAGGCCATCGTCCGCGCCCTCGAGACTCTCCTGGCCGCCCGCTATGGCGCGGCGCCGGACAGGATCGCCGTCGAGTACCCGCCGCAGCCCGGACTGGGGGACCTCGCCTCCCCGGTCGCGTTCGAGATGGCCCGGCGCCTGAAACTCGCCCCGCGGCAGATCGCCTCGGAGCTGGCGGCGGCGTTCCCTCCCCTGCCGGGAGTCACGAGGGTGGACGTGGGAGGCGCCGGCTACCTCAACATCTATCTCGATCGAGGCGAGGCGGCGCGCGCCCTGGCGCATGAGATCGCCTCGCCGCCCGCCGGGGCCGGGGACCGAGGCAAGATCATCGTCGAGCACACCAACATCAACCCGAACAAGGCGGCCCACATCGGGCACCTGCGCAACGCCGTCCTCGGCGACACCCTCGCCCGTTGCCTGCGATTCTTCGGTCACCCGGTCGAAGTGCAGAACTACATCGACGACACCGGCGTGCAGGTGGCGGACATCGTCATCGGATTCAGGGAGATCCTGCAGCAGGGCCTCGAGGAGGCACGGGCGATCGAGGGCCGCTTCGATTCCTTCTGCTGGGACCTGTATGCCCGAGTCACCGAGATGTACCAGGCCCGGCCGGAGACGAAGGAGCAGCGCGCCTCGGTCCTGAAGAGCCTCGAGGAGCGGCAGGGCGCGGATTCCGCACTCGCGGACTACGTGGCCCGCCGCATCGTCCACTGCCACCTCGACACGATGGCGCGCATCGGCGTCGAATACGACCTGCTGCCCTGGGAGAGCGACATCCTGGCCCACCGGTTCTGGGATACGGCCTTCGATCTCCTCAAGAAGAAGCGGGCCATCGAGAAGGTGGCGTCGGGGGAGCGCCAGGGATGCTGGGTGATGGCCCTCGAAGGGCCGCGCTTCGCCGATCTGAAGGAAGGGGAGAAGATCATCGTGCGCAGCAACGGCACGGTGACGTACGTCGGCAAGGACATCGCCTATCAGCTGTGGAAGTTCGGCCTGCTCGAGGCCGATTTCGGCTACGAGCCCTTCCGCGAGCGTCCGGGCGGGAATCGCGTGTGGTCCACCGCCAAGGGACCGGGCGTCGTGCCGCACCCGGCGTTCGGCGGGGCGGCGAGGGTCTACAACGTGATCGACGTGCGCCAGGCTTACCTTCAGGCGATCGTCGTGGAGGGCCTGAAGGCGCTCGGCCACGGCGACCAGGCCGCCCGATCGACCCATTTCGCCTACGAGATGGTGGCGCTGACTCCCGCGAGCGCCGAGCGGCTGGGCGTGGCCCTCGCCGACGAGGATCGGCGGAGGCCCTTCATCGAGATGTCGGGGCGTCGCGGGCTGGGCGTCAAGGCGGACGATCTGCTCGACGCCCTGCTGAAGCAGGCGCAGGCCGAGGTGCAGGCGCGCAATCCGGATCTCGAGCCCGGGACAGGCGAGGCTCTGGCGCGCGCCATCTCGGTCGGAGCGCTTCGCTACCTGATGGTCAAGTTCACGCGGAACAAGGTCCTGGCCTTCGACTTCGACGAGGCCCTGTCGTTCGAAGGAGAGACCGGGCCCTATCTTCAGTATGCCGTGGTCCGCGCCGCCGGCATCTTCGAAAAGATGGGGCGCGCCGGCGGGCCGGACGAAAGGCAGGCCGCGCGATGGGCCCTGGAGGCTGCGTTCGATCTCCCTGCGGGGGAAGCGGCGGAGGAGCACTGGGGGCTCCTGACGCACATCGCGCGCTTCCGCGAGACGGTCGCGCAGGCGGTCGAGACGCTCGAGCTGTCGCAGATCGCCAAGTACGCCTTCACCCTGGCGCAGCGTTTCAATTCCTTCTACCACAAATACCCCGTCATGCAGGAGCCGGACTTGCGCATGAAGCAGGCGCGCGTGATCCTCACCTACCTGTTCCTCGCACAGATGCGCCAGGCCTTTCAGCTCATGGGAATTCCCGAGCCGGAGAGGATGTGA